From one Astatotilapia calliptera chromosome 10, fAstCal1.2, whole genome shotgun sequence genomic stretch:
- the hrh2b gene encoding histamine receptor H2b, translating into MIATALRWLILVFFIILTIGGNVLVCLAVGMSRRLWRIANCFVVSLAVTDLLLGLLVLPLSATVELRSGEWPFGEALCNIYISLDVMLCTASILTLLAISVDRYLAISAPLSHSRRVTPLRVTLAIITIWAMSLAVSVLPIHLGWNTADYRVQNLAWGMGDDEKEGYYCQFGWNNNYVLLYAFGSFYLPLMVMCGMYLCIFRMAREQARRIRATLPSFARTATAVIAREHKATVTLAAVLGAFVICWFPYFTYFTWIGMKEKTNPPNTLHSVVLWLGYFNSTLNPILYPAFNRDFHRAYRELLHCKRLYRRKLHLNGVSVNKRLTFTNGKRLSQQCEGQIDIQEKDTEEKILTLQMGNSIPDEPR; encoded by the exons ATGATCGCCACAGCACTGCGCTGGCTCATCCTGGTGTTTTTCATCATTCTAACCATTGGTGGTAACGTGCTAGTGTGTTTGGCTGTAGGAATGAGCCGTCGACTATGGAGAATTGCTAACTGCTTCGTGGTTTCGCTGGCAGTGACAGATCTCCTCCTTGGCCTACTGGTGCTTCCCTTGTCCGCCACTGTGGAGCTGCGCAGCGGGGAATGGCCGTTTGGAGAAGCCCTGTGCAACATCTACATTTCATTAGACGTCATGCTGTGCACGGCCTCCATCCTGACCCTCCTAGCAATCAGTGTGGACCGATACCTTGCTATTTCAGCACCCCTTAGCCACTCCCGGAGAGTTACACCTCTAAGGGTGACATTGGCTATCATCACCATCTGGGCTATGTCACTAGCTGTGTCCGTTCTGCCTATCCACTTGGGGTGGAACACAGCGGACTACAGGGTTCAAAACTTAGCCTGGGGCATGGGGGATGATGAAAAAGAGGGCTACTACTGTCAGTTTGGATGGAATAACAACTATGTTCTTCTTTATGCCTTTGGCTCATTTTACCTGCCTCTGATGGTTATGTGTGGAATGTATCTTTGCATATTCAGGATGGCACGAGAACAG GCTAGGCGAATTCGTGCTACCCTGCCATCATTTGCACGTACAGCAACTGCAGTAATAGCCCGAGAGCACAAAGCTACAGTGACCCTGGCTGCAGTACTTGGGGCTTTTGTCATCTGTTGGTTCCCTTACTTCACCTACTTCACCTGGATTGGAATGAAGGAAAAGACAAACCCGCCTAATACACTTCACTCCGTAGTCCTGTGGTTGGGTTATTTTAACTCTACCCTTAATCCAATACTTTATCCAGCCTTTAACAGGGATTTCCACAGAGCCTACAGAGAGCTGCTTCACTGCAAAAGACTATATCGGAGAAAACTGCACCTTAACGGTGTATCGGTAAATAAGCGATTGACCTTTAccaatggaaaaagactttctcaACAGTGTGAGGGACAGATAGACATACAAGAAAAAGACACAGAGGAGAAGATCCTCACGCTACAAATGGGAAATAGTATTCCTGATGAGCCAAGATGA